One window from the genome of Aeromonas sp. FDAARGOS 1405 encodes:
- the yejK gene encoding nucleoid-associated protein YejK, whose product MSLDIDKIILHSLRQGGDGQPHADTRSQLLPADEAVQGLMAELHRIYNGKGGKGFGFFADPEAAVAELADGEEAPKQPSPLFRIALEKLLDEQLEFVPFSVEMTQLLVRQLVEHALDEQGVLLFAKYNYVGVDYLMIALLEGKESVTVSEALELRHIQYLDIGKLNLVARIDLTEWKTQPDSRRYITFSKGRIGRKLGDFFMDLLGAREGMDAKVQNKGLLQAVEDYCDSRQLEPTERNDYKKQVFKYCSEQASAGEEIEIKALSAELPGDGDLDFYSFIGQEYELEERFPADRSTLRGLTKFVGSGGGLTLSFEQKLLNCRVFYDPQTDTLTIKGVPPNLKDQLLRQS is encoded by the coding sequence ATGAGTCTCGATATCGACAAGATCATTCTTCACTCCCTGCGCCAGGGCGGCGATGGTCAACCTCACGCCGACACCCGCAGCCAGCTTCTGCCTGCTGACGAGGCAGTACAGGGGCTGATGGCGGAGCTGCACCGCATTTACAATGGCAAGGGGGGCAAGGGCTTTGGCTTTTTTGCAGACCCCGAGGCCGCCGTCGCCGAGCTGGCTGACGGTGAAGAGGCTCCCAAACAGCCTTCTCCCCTGTTTCGCATTGCGCTGGAAAAACTGCTCGACGAGCAGCTCGAATTCGTCCCCTTCTCGGTGGAGATGACCCAGCTGCTGGTCAGGCAACTGGTGGAGCACGCCCTTGACGAGCAGGGGGTACTGCTGTTTGCCAAGTACAACTACGTGGGGGTTGACTACCTGATGATCGCTCTGCTGGAAGGCAAGGAGAGCGTCACCGTCAGCGAAGCGCTGGAGTTGCGTCATATCCAGTATCTCGATATCGGCAAACTCAATCTGGTGGCTCGTATCGATTTGACCGAATGGAAAACCCAACCGGATTCGCGCCGCTATATCACCTTCAGCAAGGGACGTATCGGTCGCAAACTGGGCGATTTCTTTATGGATCTGCTGGGGGCCCGTGAGGGGATGGATGCCAAGGTGCAGAATAAAGGCTTGCTGCAGGCGGTAGAAGATTATTGCGACAGTCGCCAGCTCGAACCGACCGAGCGCAATGACTATAAAAAGCAGGTCTTCAAATATTGCTCCGAACAGGCGAGTGCCGGTGAAGAGATCGAGATCAAGGCGCTGTCAGCAGAATTGCCCGGCGATGGCGATCTCGATTTTTACAGCTTTATCGGTCAGGAGTATGAGCTGGAAGAGCGTTTCCCGGCTGACCGTTCCACCCTGCGCGGCTTGACCAAGTTTGTCGGCTCCGGGGGCGGCCTGACCCTGAGCTTCGAGCAGAAACTGTTGAACTGCAGGGTGTTTTATGACCCGCAGACCGATACCCTGACCATCAAGGGGGTGCCGCCAAATCTCAAGGATCAGCTGCTGCGCCAGTCATAA
- a CDS encoding YejL family protein has protein sequence MPIVSKYNNEQFDALMNDLITALEKHKAPVDLSLMVLGNLTTNIINGMAPAQRQAITEKFVQALTASVDNRHDTH, from the coding sequence ATGCCCATCGTATCAAAGTACAATAACGAGCAGTTTGACGCCCTGATGAACGACCTGATCACCGCCCTGGAAAAGCATAAAGCGCCGGTGGATCTCAGTCTGATGGTGCTCGGCAACCTGACCACCAATATCATTAATGGTATGGCTCCGGCACAACGCCAGGCCATCACAGAAAAGTTTGTCCAGGCCCTGACCGCATCGGTCGATAACCGCCATGACACACACTGA